One Carassius auratus strain Wakin chromosome 4, ASM336829v1, whole genome shotgun sequence DNA segment encodes these proteins:
- the LOC113060857 gene encoding podocan-like protein 1 yields MVALDTEEEKRNEEEVIMQEVEEETDTVEDHGMRKTKSVGQSRETDVKSKVVVEKEEQQGQNLGEHDTTDVILTKPILTAQNTSPSREIVVEEHLPPTDNQNASSPSMATASQAVLNLNTKSVTVLSSFPFTSQGPAATSETLPNITTKLHIVDSTAEATGATLLVNESSTNDDLRVELHVMDSSKLHPLEEVSADVTAMEARAGPTAKTPLSTFMAESKNTPKDNMTLEAKKAKVLKVKAKKAKVMKKAKKVKKLKRGRKLKPTTPSYFPYFEDHYCPSECSCYGRVVQCSDKHLNRIPYGIPYNSRYILLMNNHIDSIQLKLLSEYDSMEFLVLSNNHLTDETIEGSFEGIKSLKRLYMERNLLQSIPNDLPVTLEELRLDGNQVNVMSDAAFGRCPNLLILSLSNNSLGNKSSTIPPGVLLPLAKLRTLTLSYNQLASVPLQLPLSLRELYLRGNRIQRLQGDMFWGEAELQVLDLSANRLTDKGLGKAALLNVSRLESLNLEGNLLKQVPLHLPGSIKTLNLEGNFISSIGKDAFISMPQLEHLGLARNKITKVALGAFRVLPLLHQLDMSHNALQQVPRQLPLWLHSATFSHNKIRVIPRDAFCWGRGNESPLSRLVRVHLEYNLVDLGHLDTLAFRCLRGFQVVHFY; encoded by the exons ATGGTGGCTCTCGACACtgaagaggagaaaagaaatgAGGAAGAGGTCATAATGCAAGAGGTGGAAGAAGAAACAGACACAGTTGAAGACCATGGTATGAGGAAAACAAAAAGTGTGGGACAATCAAGAGAAACTGATGTAAAAAGCAAAGTAGTAGTAGAAAAAGAGGAGCAGCAAGGACAGAATCTGGGTGAACATGACACGACAGATGTAATCTTAACCAAACCCATCCTTACTGCACAGAATACCAGCCCTTCACGAGAAATTGTGGTTGAGGAACATCTACCTCCTACTGATAATCAGAATGCATCTTCTCCTTCCATGGCCACCGCCTCCCAAGCTGTCCTGAACTTGAATACAAAATCAGTTACGGTACTTTCCTCATTCCCCTTCACTTCACAAGGACCAGCAGCAACTTCTGAAACCTTGCCTAACATAACCACAAAACTTCATATCGTGGATTCAACTGCTGAGGCGACCGGAGCCACCTTACTTGTAAATGAAAGCAGCACGAATGATGATCTCAGAGTGGAGCTCCATGTGATGGACAGCTCTAAACTCCACCCACTGGAGGAAGTGAGTGCTGATGTCACAGCGATGGAAGCAAGGGCAGGACCCACTGCAAAGACCCCTCTTAGTACTTTTATGGCCGAATCAAAAAACACACCTAAAGACAATATGACACTGGAAGCAAAGAAAGCAAAGGTCCTCAAAGTAAAGGCAAAGAAGGCCAAAGTTATGAAAAAAGCGAAGAAAGTGAAAAAGTTAAAACGAGGGAGAAAATTGAAACCGACAACACCTTCATATTTTCCCTATTTTGAAGATCACTACTGTCCCTCAGAATGTTCCTGCTATGGGAG GGTTGTGCAGTGTTCCGACAAACATCTGAACAGAATACCTTATGGAATTCCTTACAACTCCCGTTACATTCTCTTAATGAACAACCACATCGATAGCATTCAACTCAAGTTGCTCTCCGAGTATGACTCCATGGAGTTCTTGGTGTTAAGCAACAACCATTTAACAGACGAGACCATCGAGGGTTCCTTTGAAGGGATCAAGAGCCTTAAGAGACTATACATGGAGCGGAACCTTCTCCAAAGTATCCCAAATGACCTGCCCGTTACTCTGGAGGAGCTACGGCTAGATGGGAACCAGGTAAATGTGATGTCTGACGCAGCCTTCGGACGCTGCCCAAACCTGCTGATCCTCAGCCTGAGCAACAACAGCCTGGGGAACAAATCATCCACTATCCCTCCAGGAGTTCTGCTACCATTGGCCAAACTTCGGACGCTTACACTTTCCTACAATCAGCTTGCCTCTGTTCCCCTGCAGCTGCCCCTCAGCCTTCGAGAACTCTATCTCAGAGGCAACCGTATTCAACGCCTCCAAGGCGACATGTTCTGGGGTGAGGCGGAGCTGCAGGTCCTGGATCTAAGTGCGAATAGACTGACCGATAAAGGTCTTGGTAAGGCAGCACTACTGAATGTCAGTCGCCTTGAGAGTTTAAATCTAGAGGGCAACTTACTGAAGCAGGTTCCTCTCCATTTACCCGGCAGCATAAAGACTCTTAACTTGGAGGGAAACTTCATCTCTAGCATTGGCAAGGATGCTTTTATCTCAATGCCTCAGCTGGAGCACCTAGGCCTAGCAAGAAACAAGATCACTAAAGTGGCCCTTGGTGCTTTCCGGGTTCTTCCACTTCTGCATCAGCTAGACATGAGTCACAATGCCTTACAACAGGTACCAAGGCAGCTCCCGTTATGGCTCCACTCTGCAACATTTTCGCACAACAAGATCCGTGTAATTCCACGTGATGCTTTCTGTTGGGGTCGAGGCAATGAGTCTCCTCTCAGCCGCCTAGTCAGGGTTCACCTGGAATATAACTTAGTAGATCTGGGCCACCTGGACACGTTAGCCTTCCGTTGCCTCAGAGGCTTTCAGGTGGTGCATTTTTACTAA